TGACCGGCAGCATCACGTCTTCCACGCGACTGTACTGCGAGACCCGCAGGGCCGGTCGCTTTGGTGCACTACCCGAGAAGATCAAGGTGCCGACCGGCTGCGCGATCTTTCCACGGGAACTGTTCCGCCCACCGAGGCGCTGGGCCGAAGCCGCGTACAACGTGGTGCACTGGAGCGAGATGGACAGCGGCGGGCACTTTGCGGCCATGGAAGAACCCGCGGCGCTGGTCGAAGACATGCGAACCTTCTTCAGGCAGTTACGCTGACGTGCTCAACCTCGATCACACAGTAATTGTTGTTGACGACATAGAGCAGGCCACCGACAACTACCGTACGCTGGGTTTCAATGTCCTGGCAGGCGGCAGCCACGCCGGCGGCCGCACTGCCAACGCGGTTATTTCGTTTTACGACGGCAGCTATATTGAGCTGCTGTCGTTCTCGAGCGCGGCATGGCGTTACGGGCTACGCGCCCTTGCCAGGGTTGGGCTGCTCGAGCGCGCGTTTGCCAGCCGGCCACGCATCGAGCGGCGCTTTCTTGCGCACGGCGCGCGGGCCGAGGGCCTGGCTGACCTCGCCCTGCTCTGCGACAACAGCAAGCGCACCATAGGCGAGCTCCAAAGCGCGGGGGCGTTCTACGAGGGCCCGGTACCCGGCGGCCGGCGACTGCCCGACGGCCGAGACCTGGCCTGGGAATTTGCCGTGCCTCGCTCGGAAGACCTGCCCTTCCTGATGAGCGACGTGAGCGCCCGGGAGCTGCGCGCGCCCTCGGGCGACGCCTGCCGTCACGCCAACGGCGCGGGGGGCATCGCCCGGGTGGTCATAGCGGTGACCGACCTCGACCGTAGCCGATTGCGTTTTGCGGCCATGAAAAGCAGCGGACTGGAGCCGCTCGCGGCCGGGCCAACCCCTGGTTACATAGCCGAAGACGGGCTGAGGACTGCCGGGTTCCGCCTGGGCTCCACCGAGCTGCTGCTGGTCGAAAGCGAGGACAGCAAGAATGAGCTCGGCCGCCATCTCGACGAACACGGCGAGGGGCCTTACGAGATAGAGTTGCGCACGGTTTCGGGTGCCTACCGCGGCACGCTCAACCGCAGGCTGGCCCATGGCGCACGCATACGCATGATAGCCTGAAATAAACTCGTCACCTGGAGTAAGCCGACCGCTACAGCCGCGTGCTTATACGCTCGACCGCCTCGACCACCTTGTCGCTGATGCCGAAGGCCGACAGCCTGAAGTAGCCTTCGCCGCAGGCACCGAAACCCGAACCCGGTGTACCCACTACGTTGGCCTTGTCGAGTAGCAGGTCGAAGAAGTCCCAGCTCGACACATCCCCGGGCGTGCGCGCCCAGACGTAGGGCGCGTTGACCCCGCCAAACGTGGTGACGCCCACATTATCGAGGCCCTCGCGAATGACGCGGGCGTTGTCCATGTAGTAGTCCACTCGCTGCCTCGTCTCGGCACGCCCGGCTACGGACAACGCCGCCTCGGCTCCCCGTTGCACGACGTAGGAAACACCGTTGAACTTGGTCGAGTGCCTGCGGTTCCACAGCTCGGCCACCGACACGCGGCTGCCACCGGCGTCGCCCTTCAACTCGTTCGGGATGACCACGTAGGCGCAACGCGTACCGGTGAAGCCAGCGCTCTTCGAAAAGCTTCGAAACTCCATGGCCACTTCGCGTGCGCCATCGATCTCGAAGATCGAGTGCGGCAAGGAGTCGTCGGTAATAAATGCTTCGTAGGCCGCATCGTAGAGAAGCACTGCGCCGTGCTTGCCGGCCCAGGCGACCCACTGTTCAAGCAGCTCGTGCGATGCCACGCTGCCGGTAGGATTGTTGGGAAAGCAGAGGTACACCAGGTCCACCGGCTTGTCCGGGGGCGAGGGCACGAAGCCGTTTTCGGCAGTACACGGCAGGTACTCTATGCCGGCGTAGCGCCCCTGCGCGTCGGCCTCGCCGCTGCGTCCCGCCATGACATTGGTGTCCACGTACACCGGGTACACGGGATCGGGCACCGCCAGGGTGGCGTCGCTGGAGAATATTTCCTGGATGTTTCCGCTGTCGCACTTGGAGCCGTCAGAAACAAAAATCTCCTCGGCGGATATCGTGACGCCGCGGGGCGCGAACTCCTCGCGAACGATGGCCTCGCGAAGAAAATCGTAGCCCTTCTCGGGACCGTAGCCGCGAAACCCCTCTGCGCTCCCCATTTCATCTATCGCCGCGTGCATGGCCTCGCGCACGGCCTCGGGCAGCGGCAGCACCACGTCGCCTATGCCCAGGCGGATCAGGTCAGCGCCCGGGTTGGACTCCTGGTACGCGGAAACACGGCGACCTATTTCCGGAAACAGGTAGCCGGCCGCCAACTTCAAGTA
This genomic stretch from Candidatus Binatota bacterium harbors:
- a CDS encoding VOC family protein, whose product is MRPWKNPRRWSKTCEPSSGSYADVLNLDHTVIVVDDIEQATDNYRTLGFNVLAGGSHAGGRTANAVISFYDGSYIELLSFSSAAWRYGLRALARVGLLERAFASRPRIERRFLAHGARAEGLADLALLCDNSKRTIGELQSAGAFYEGPVPGGRRLPDGRDLAWEFAVPRSEDLPFLMSDVSARELRAPSGDACRHANGAGGIARVVIAVTDLDRSRLRFAAMKSSGLEPLAAGPTPGYIAEDGLRTAGFRLGSTELLLVESEDSKNELGRHLDEHGEGPYEIELRTVSGAYRGTLNRRLAHGARIRMIA
- a CDS encoding LL-diaminopimelate aminotransferase is translated as MAGLNEHYLKLAAGYLFPEIGRRVSAYQESNPGADLIRLGIGDVVLPLPEAVREAMHAAIDEMGSAEGFRGYGPEKGYDFLREAIVREEFAPRGVTISAEEIFVSDGSKCDSGNIQEIFSSDATLAVPDPVYPVYVDTNVMAGRSGEADAQGRYAGIEYLPCTAENGFVPSPPDKPVDLVYLCFPNNPTGSVASHELLEQWVAWAGKHGAVLLYDAAYEAFITDDSLPHSIFEIDGAREVAMEFRSFSKSAGFTGTRCAYVVIPNELKGDAGGSRVSVAELWNRRHSTKFNGVSYVVQRGAEAALSVAGRAETRQRVDYYMDNARVIREGLDNVGVTTFGGVNAPYVWARTPGDVSSWDFFDLLLDKANVVGTPGSGFGACGEGYFRLSAFGISDKVVEAVERISTRL